One window of the Candidatus Jettenia sp. genome contains the following:
- a CDS encoding efflux RND transporter permease subunit: MTEKFIHRPILSIVISLIITLLGVLSLTQLPMTQFPDIAPPSVIVTVEFAGANAETVTKAAIVPLERVINGVPGMKYMSSVSGNDGVGVIQIIFEAGTDPSIAAVNVQNRVAVVTDELPSEVIKNGVKIEKEERAMLMYLDIFSKDPTLDEKFLYNFADINILPELKRINGVGYADILGAREYAMRIWLKPDKMLAYNISTDDVRKALQEQNVEAAPGKVGVSSDRDKSAQALQYVVKYTGRYTDKGQYENIPIKSNADGEILRIKDIAEVEFNTVDFDVESKFNGKPTASIIIKQLPGSNASEVISNVKKRIAEIKESAFIEGMDYEISYDVSRFLDASVHKVLKTLIEAFLLVSLVVFIFLQDWRSTLIPAIAVPVSLIGTLFFMQLLGFSLNLITLFALVLAIGIVVDNAIVVVEAVHAKMEHSHIGAKKATEKAMREISGAIIAITLVMSAVFVPVAFMSGPTGIFYRQFSLTMAISIVLSGLVALTLTPALCILLLKRTHGNHTSKSLLKRFFGGFNSWYNNLSERYQRLLGIIANRKVITFSVLLIFCMGTGVLGKFLPSGFIPNEDQGTFYASITTPSGSTLERTKEVVHEVQKACESIEAIESVSSLAGINILSDGTGATYGTCLINLKDWKKRKESVNDIIELVAEKTKHIKDAKTEFFPPPAVPGYGNASGFELRLLDKTGRGDLKKMETVVNQFINDLKDRPEIARAFTVFDASFPQYMVHIDHDKAAQKGVTVDNAMGTLQTLLGSEYATNFIRFGQMYKVMVQALPEYRAKPQDILKLYAKNNKDEMVPLSAFMRIERIYGVDQITRYNMYPSAEVNGEAADGYSSGSAIAAIQEVAKEKLPKGYDIDWAGITRDEVLAGNEAMYIFLICLVFVYLLLSAQYESFLLPMPVILSLPTGVFGAFLLLMLMGLENNIYAQVAMVMLIGLLGKNAILIVEFASLKHREGRTPIQAAVEGATVRLRPILMTSFAFIAGLIPLMLASGAGAVGNRTIGTAAAGGMLFGTIFGVIIIPGLYVAFATLAEKFARKGTKEEIALTEVI; this comes from the coding sequence ATGACTGAAAAATTTATCCATAGACCCATTTTATCCATAGTAATATCTTTAATCATTACCTTATTGGGGGTATTATCTTTAACCCAATTGCCGATGACGCAATTTCCCGATATAGCCCCGCCATCAGTAATTGTTACCGTTGAGTTTGCCGGCGCCAACGCAGAAACCGTTACAAAAGCTGCCATTGTGCCTTTGGAACGTGTTATCAATGGCGTTCCGGGTATGAAATATATGTCGTCCGTTTCGGGAAACGATGGTGTGGGTGTAATACAAATTATTTTTGAAGCAGGCACCGACCCCAGTATTGCTGCGGTAAATGTTCAAAACAGGGTGGCTGTTGTAACAGACGAACTTCCTTCGGAAGTAATAAAAAATGGAGTAAAAATCGAGAAGGAAGAAAGGGCTATGCTGATGTATTTAGACATTTTCAGCAAAGATCCTACTTTGGACGAAAAATTCCTGTACAACTTTGCTGATATTAATATACTGCCGGAATTAAAAAGAATTAATGGGGTTGGTTATGCAGACATATTGGGAGCCAGGGAATACGCTATGCGTATCTGGTTAAAACCCGATAAAATGCTTGCCTATAATATTTCTACAGATGATGTACGGAAAGCATTACAGGAACAAAATGTAGAAGCTGCCCCGGGTAAAGTAGGAGTAAGTTCGGATAGGGACAAATCAGCACAGGCATTACAGTACGTGGTAAAATATACAGGCAGGTATACAGACAAAGGCCAGTATGAAAACATCCCCATAAAATCAAATGCCGATGGGGAAATTCTCCGCATAAAAGACATTGCTGAGGTAGAGTTTAATACGGTCGATTTTGATGTGGAATCAAAATTTAATGGCAAACCCACTGCTTCCATCATAATTAAGCAGTTGCCGGGTTCCAACGCCAGTGAAGTAATCAGTAATGTGAAAAAGAGAATAGCTGAGATTAAAGAATCTGCTTTTATTGAAGGTATGGATTATGAGATTAGTTATGATGTATCACGTTTTTTAGATGCTTCTGTTCATAAAGTTTTAAAAACCCTGATCGAGGCATTTTTACTGGTATCATTGGTAGTATTTATTTTTCTGCAGGATTGGCGTTCAACGCTCATTCCCGCTATTGCCGTACCTGTTTCATTGATCGGTACCCTCTTCTTCATGCAGTTATTAGGTTTCTCTTTAAACCTGATTACCCTTTTTGCATTAGTTCTTGCCATAGGCATTGTAGTAGATAATGCCATAGTAGTGGTAGAAGCGGTGCATGCAAAAATGGAACACTCACATATCGGAGCAAAGAAAGCTACCGAAAAAGCGATGAGAGAAATTAGCGGAGCTATTATCGCTATTACTCTGGTTATGTCGGCTGTGTTCGTTCCTGTGGCTTTTATGTCGGGTCCTACCGGTATTTTCTATCGTCAATTCTCCCTTACCATGGCAATATCTATCGTTCTGTCGGGACTTGTTGCACTTACGCTCACCCCTGCTCTTTGTATCCTATTACTGAAACGTACCCATGGTAACCATACCAGCAAATCTTTGCTGAAGCGCTTTTTCGGTGGTTTCAACTCCTGGTACAATAATCTTTCTGAACGCTATCAAAGATTACTTGGCATCATTGCTAATCGTAAGGTTATAACTTTTTCAGTATTGCTGATATTTTGCATGGGAACAGGCGTTTTAGGCAAGTTCCTCCCTTCAGGGTTTATTCCCAATGAAGACCAGGGAACATTTTATGCCAGCATTACCACTCCCTCCGGCTCAACTTTAGAAAGAACCAAAGAAGTAGTGCATGAAGTGCAAAAGGCATGTGAAAGTATTGAAGCCATAGAGTCAGTTTCTTCCTTAGCAGGAATAAACATCTTATCTGATGGAACAGGCGCTACGTATGGCACTTGCCTGATTAACTTAAAAGACTGGAAAAAGCGAAAGGAATCTGTGAATGACATCATTGAACTTGTTGCCGAAAAAACGAAACACATTAAAGATGCAAAAACCGAGTTCTTCCCTCCGCCCGCGGTGCCGGGCTATGGAAATGCTAGTGGTTTTGAATTAAGGTTGTTGGATAAAACCGGCAGAGGGGATTTAAAAAAAATGGAAACGGTGGTCAACCAGTTTATCAACGACTTGAAAGACCGGCCTGAGATAGCAAGGGCTTTCACCGTTTTTGATGCAAGCTTCCCGCAATACATGGTTCATATTGATCATGATAAAGCCGCTCAAAAAGGAGTAACGGTTGATAATGCAATGGGTACTTTACAAACCTTGTTAGGAAGTGAATATGCTACCAATTTTATCCGCTTTGGCCAAATGTACAAAGTAATGGTACAAGCATTACCTGAATACCGGGCCAAGCCCCAGGACATACTTAAGTTGTATGCAAAAAATAATAAAGATGAAATGGTGCCGTTATCTGCTTTTATGAGAATAGAAAGGATTTATGGAGTTGATCAGATAACCCGTTACAATATGTATCCATCGGCAGAGGTGAACGGAGAAGCTGCTGACGGATACAGCAGCGGAAGCGCTATTGCAGCCATTCAGGAAGTAGCAAAAGAAAAATTGCCCAAAGGATATGATATAGATTGGGCAGGTATAACCCGTGATGAGGTATTGGCAGGCAACGAAGCAATGTATATTTTTCTTATTTGTCTGGTATTTGTGTATTTACTATTGTCTGCACAGTATGAAAGTTTTCTCTTGCCCATGCCCGTTATTCTCTCTTTACCAACCGGAGTATTCGGAGCATTTTTACTCTTGATGCTCATGGGTTTAGAAAACAATATTTATGCTCAGGTAGCTATGGTTATGCTTATCGGTTTATTAGGTAAAAATGCCATTCTGATTGTTGAATTTGCCTCATTAAAACACAGGGAAGGACGCACACCTATACAGGCTGCCGTTGAAGGAGCAACCGTGAGGTTGCGACCAATCCTTATGACCTCATTTGCCTTTATTGCCGGATTGATTCCCTTAATGCTTGCATCCGGCGCAGGCGCTGTTGGCAATAGAACTATTGGTACAGCAGCAGCAGGAGGCATGCTGTTTGGAACGATATTCGGGGTAATTATTATTCCGGGTCTGTATGTAGCTTTTGCGACTCTTGCAGAAAAGTTTGCAAGGAAAGGAACCAAAGAAGAAATAGCGTTAACAGAGGTAATTTAA
- a CDS encoding PAS domain S-box protein, which translates to MTPQFNLHLSSFLRYFSKCSCITVFLIGLLVLLGWIFDLTVLKDFTISPVIMVANTAISFILMSSAVWFMQIKRANRWTRHLAHGCILIVLVIASLTLIEFLFHLDIGIDQFLVRDFDVGYGMVFPGRMSPITASNFFLTSIALFLIDKNDPKYHRPGQILIIIVILISSLIFLGYIYGVQPIFNLTSSLRIALHTTITFIILSAAILSLHPNQGIMAIFTGVSAGGRLMRRLLGAMILILPFLSWLRLLGERKELYNTEFGLSIEVVLSVSVFVFLIWRSAIVLDRKDTERKQIEEQLHEATRKLKFHMENSPLAVIEWNSDYRITRWNSKAEEIFGWNSAEILGKRIDELQWIYKEDWDSVRQVMADMLDGSRSSNINKNRNHRKDGSIIFCEWYNSALLDASGKLVSVLSLVLDVTDQKKAEEEIRNIAKFPLENPYPVLRIAQNGTLLQANQSSRFLLDEWNCDIGQNIPDFLFQFIKEAFHSGKVKEGVEIAYKDQIFSFTMVPVMNTSYVNLYGVDITGRRQVENKLKKHQEQLEELVKERTTELKVINKQLLQEIEERKQAEDVLEKERQFLKIILDTIEVGIVVCDPHGILTLFNRTAQETHGLPPKPLPPEQWGEHYTLYMPDGKTRIKTKELPLVRALQGEDVRNAEVMIIPEHGIARLFSVSGRALVDRHGRTFGAVIAAHDITERKRVEEALRASENKYRLLVENLPQRILYKDKNLSYISCNEVAARDFHIRPDEIYGKTDYDFFPKEFADRHRVDDRKVMESGKKKDGEEVLIIDGKELILHTVKTPIKDEQGNIIGILSCSLDITEKITLQKEAEQSRHLASLGELAAGVAHEINNPVTGVINCAQILFNKSQEGSRERDLAGRIIKDGDRIARIVHSLLSFAQPGGREKKGIISIHEILSDTLILTGAQLRKDNIRLKMDVPQTLPGITANAQLIQQVFLNAINNARYALNQKYPGSHDDKILEISGEEVVLCDYPSIKITFYDHGTGIPAHIRDKVMNPFFTTKPTGKGTGLGLSISHGIIRDHGGKLMIDSVEGRFTKISVILPVKSYAKPTTV; encoded by the coding sequence ATGACTCCACAATTTAATCTCCATTTAAGCTCTTTCCTGAGGTACTTCTCAAAGTGTTCTTGTATTACGGTTTTTCTGATAGGGCTTCTCGTACTTCTTGGCTGGATATTTGATCTCACCGTCCTCAAGGATTTTACCATAAGCCCTGTTATCATGGTGGCTAATACAGCAATCTCTTTTATCCTGATGAGTAGTGCAGTATGGTTCATGCAGATAAAACGTGCAAACCGATGGACAAGGCATCTGGCACATGGGTGCATACTTATCGTCTTAGTTATAGCATCTCTTACCCTTATTGAATTCCTGTTTCATCTGGATATTGGAATTGACCAATTCTTAGTCCGTGATTTCGATGTTGGTTATGGTATGGTCTTTCCCGGCAGAATGTCTCCTATCACTGCATCAAACTTTTTTCTCACCAGCATTGCCTTATTCCTTATCGATAAAAATGACCCAAAATACCATCGGCCAGGCCAGATTTTAATAATAATAGTAATCTTAATCTCTTCACTTATCTTCTTAGGATATATCTACGGTGTACAGCCTATCTTTAATCTCACTTCCTCTCTGAGGATAGCCTTACATACAACGATAACATTCATCATACTCAGCGCCGCCATTCTTTCTCTCCACCCAAACCAGGGCATCATGGCAATATTTACCGGTGTAAGTGCGGGAGGTCGTTTGATGCGTCGCCTGCTCGGTGCAATGATTCTTATTCTACCTTTTTTAAGTTGGCTGAGATTGTTAGGAGAAAGGAAAGAACTTTATAACACTGAATTTGGTTTATCCATTGAAGTGGTACTCAGTGTCTCTGTTTTTGTATTTCTTATCTGGCGAAGCGCCATAGTACTCGACAGAAAGGATACGGAGCGCAAACAAATAGAAGAACAGTTACATGAAGCAACCCGAAAATTGAAATTCCATATGGAAAATTCTCCCCTGGCTGTAATTGAATGGAATTCAGATTATCGGATTACCCGATGGAACAGTAAAGCTGAGGAGATTTTTGGATGGAACAGCGCAGAGATACTAGGCAAACGCATCGATGAACTCCAATGGATCTATAAAGAGGATTGGGATAGTGTCCGGCAGGTAATGGCCGATATGCTGGATGGCTCGCGCTCAAGCAATATTAATAAAAACCGCAACCATCGCAAAGACGGCTCTATTATTTTTTGTGAATGGTACAACTCTGCGCTACTTGATGCTTCAGGCAAACTTGTGTCTGTTCTTTCACTCGTATTAGACGTTACTGATCAAAAGAAGGCTGAGGAGGAGATAAGAAACATTGCAAAATTTCCTTTAGAAAACCCATATCCCGTATTACGTATTGCTCAAAATGGCACACTTCTCCAGGCTAATCAATCAAGCCGGTTTTTATTAGATGAATGGAATTGTGATATTGGTCAAAATATACCCGATTTTCTGTTCCAATTTATCAAAGAGGCCTTCCATTCCGGAAAAGTAAAGGAAGGCGTTGAAATAGCATACAAGGATCAGATATTCTCTTTTACTATGGTACCCGTAATGAATACCAGCTATGTTAACCTATATGGTGTAGATATCACCGGGCGGAGGCAAGTTGAGAACAAATTGAAAAAACATCAGGAACAGCTTGAAGAACTGGTAAAAGAGCGTACTACGGAACTGAAAGTAATCAACAAACAACTCCTCCAGGAAATCGAAGAACGTAAACAGGCAGAAGATGTATTAGAGAAAGAACGGCAGTTCTTAAAAATTATCCTTGATACCATAGAAGTAGGAATCGTTGTCTGTGATCCCCATGGTATTTTAACCCTTTTTAATCGTACTGCACAGGAAACTCATGGTTTACCACCAAAACCTCTTCCTCCTGAACAGTGGGGAGAACACTATACATTGTATATGCCTGATGGAAAAACGAGAATAAAAACAAAAGAGCTTCCTCTCGTGCGCGCCTTACAAGGGGAAGACGTTCGTAATGCAGAGGTAATGATTATTCCAGAACACGGTATCGCGCGCTTATTCTCAGTTAGCGGACGAGCGCTGGTTGATCGACATGGAAGAACATTTGGCGCTGTTATTGCCGCACATGACATTACCGAACGCAAAAGGGTGGAGGAGGCACTCCGTGCCAGTGAAAATAAATATCGTTTGCTCGTTGAAAATTTACCGCAAAGGATATTGTATAAAGACAAAAATCTATCATATATATCTTGTAATGAAGTTGCAGCCAGAGATTTCCATATCAGACCGGATGAAATCTATGGAAAAACTGATTATGACTTCTTCCCAAAAGAATTTGCCGATAGACACAGGGTTGATGATAGAAAGGTTATGGAATCAGGAAAAAAGAAGGATGGGGAAGAAGTTCTTATTATAGATGGCAAAGAACTTATCCTGCACACGGTAAAAACACCAATAAAAGATGAACAAGGCAATATCATCGGTATTCTAAGCTGTTCCTTAGATATTACCGAAAAAATTACTTTACAGAAGGAGGCAGAACAGTCCAGACATCTGGCATCATTAGGTGAACTGGCAGCCGGTGTTGCTCATGAAATTAATAACCCTGTGACGGGCGTTATCAACTGTGCCCAAATACTTTTTAATAAAAGTCAGGAGGGAAGCAGAGAAAGAGACCTTGCCGGCCGGATTATCAAGGACGGTGATCGCATAGCAAGAATTGTCCACAGCCTTCTCTCCTTCGCTCAGCCCGGTGGTAGAGAGAAAAAAGGTATTATCAGTATACATGAAATACTGTCTGACACCCTCATACTAACAGGGGCGCAATTGCGAAAGGATAATATCAGGCTAAAAATGGATGTTCCTCAAACATTACCGGGCATCACTGCAAATGCTCAACTCATTCAGCAGGTATTCCTGAATGCTATTAACAATGCGAGGTATGCCCTGAACCAGAAGTATCCGGGGTCACACGATGATAAAATCCTTGAGATTTCAGGGGAAGAAGTAGTGCTCTGTGATTATCCCTCTATAAAAATTACTTTTTATGATCATGGTACTGGCATACCGGCTCACATACGGGATAAAGTGATGAACCCTTTTTTTACCACAAAACCAACCGGTAAGGGAACTGGTCTGGGTCTGAGCATAAGCCACGGTATTATAAGAGATCACGGCGGTAAGCTTATGATTGACAGCGTTGAAGGGAGATTCACGAAAATTTCAGTTATTCTCCCGGTGAAATCTTATGCAAAACCAACAACGGTGTAA
- a CDS encoding TolC family protein — protein MKKSKNTLAFGFVAVCSLMAGCQTTKNIEDSTLKTIPKSFADTKDLTNSAKIDWRQFFSDTTLIGLIDTALKNNLDVLMTLQKIEIARADLRLRKGALFPEISGGGSVAQRRFGRYTMDGAGNRATEITPGQIVPDDLPDYFIGLQTTTWEADIWGKLRNKKKAAFARYLGSIEGKNVVLTNLIAEIAITYYELLSLDNELEVIRETIKLQENALSIVTIQKQAAAATELAVQQFEAQLLNLKALEVEVLQRITVSENRINFLLGRFPQPIIRKKSILPKEIPAQVKVGIPSDLLKNRPDIKQAEFELMAMKADVKSAKKAFYPSLNITGAMGFQAFNPSFLFRSPESIAYTALGSLTVPLINRSAIKAQFKTAQAKQLEALYNYQKTIINGYIEVYNEMNNIKNLEQAYNFTTKKVTALTQSIEISSELFKTGRANYLEVLITQQNALQSRLELVSIKQQQFNASVNIYKALGGGWG, from the coding sequence ATGAAGAAATCGAAAAATACATTAGCCTTTGGTTTTGTGGCTGTATGCTCGCTTATGGCAGGTTGCCAGACAACAAAAAATATTGAAGACAGTACCTTAAAAACAATACCTAAATCATTTGCAGATACGAAAGATTTGACAAATTCAGCAAAGATTGACTGGCGGCAGTTTTTCTCTGATACTACATTAATTGGTTTAATCGATACAGCTTTAAAAAATAATCTTGATGTATTGATGACCTTGCAAAAAATTGAAATTGCACGGGCAGATTTAAGACTGCGTAAAGGGGCTTTGTTCCCCGAAATTTCCGGTGGTGGTTCTGTTGCACAAAGAAGATTCGGGCGCTATACTATGGATGGCGCCGGAAACAGAGCAACCGAGATTACCCCCGGACAAATAGTACCTGATGATCTTCCCGATTATTTTATCGGTTTGCAAACAACAACATGGGAAGCGGATATTTGGGGTAAACTCCGTAACAAGAAGAAAGCTGCATTTGCTCGTTATCTTGGTAGCATCGAAGGGAAAAATGTAGTGCTTACCAACTTAATCGCAGAAATAGCAATTACCTATTACGAATTATTAAGTTTAGACAACGAATTGGAAGTTATCCGGGAAACTATCAAATTACAGGAAAATGCGCTTTCCATTGTTACTATTCAAAAACAGGCTGCTGCAGCCACTGAGTTAGCAGTACAGCAGTTTGAGGCACAATTATTAAATTTAAAGGCTCTGGAAGTTGAAGTCCTCCAAAGAATTACCGTGAGTGAAAACAGAATAAATTTTTTATTGGGTAGATTCCCACAACCAATTATCCGTAAAAAATCAATCCTCCCAAAGGAAATTCCTGCTCAGGTAAAGGTCGGTATTCCATCAGATTTATTAAAAAACAGACCTGATATAAAACAGGCTGAATTTGAATTGATGGCTATGAAAGCAGATGTGAAGTCGGCAAAGAAGGCATTTTATCCTTCCTTAAACATTACAGGGGCAATGGGGTTTCAGGCTTTTAATCCCTCATTTTTATTTCGATCACCTGAATCCATTGCATACACCGCACTCGGCAGTTTAACCGTCCCGTTAATTAACCGAAGCGCAATTAAGGCACAATTTAAGACCGCACAGGCGAAACAGCTAGAAGCATTGTACAATTATCAAAAAACAATTATTAACGGTTATATAGAAGTGTATAATGAGATGAACAATATTAAGAATTTGGAACAGGCATACAACTTTACAACGAAAAAAGTGACAGCTTTAACTCAATCAATAGAAATATCATCAGAACTATTCAAAACTGGCAGAGCAAATTACCTGGAGGTGTTAATAACACAACAAAATGCCCTGCAATCCCGCCTCGAATTAGTAAGCATCAAACAACAACAATTTAACGCTAGTGTAAACATTTATAAGGCACTTGGTGGCGGCTGGGGATAG